Sequence from the Aquimarina sp. Aq107 genome:
TTGTCATAGGCGTCTTCGAAGCGAGTGGGGACGATTTTCATGATAATGGTAAATATGTATTTGTGCTGAAACGTAAAAATGATACTTGGACAATTACAGTCGACATGTTCGAAAGTGATAAACCAACAAAAGAGAAATAAGTTTAAGAAAGGAATGTGAATTTTGAAATTATTAGAAAAGAATCCCAATCCGACCGACGAGGATATTAATGATTCTGTTACTAATTTATGCCGTTGCGGAACCTATACCATTGTGAAAAAGGC
This genomic interval carries:
- a CDS encoding 2Fe-2S iron-sulfur cluster-binding protein; amino-acid sequence: MKLLEKNPNPTDEDINDSVTNLCRCGTYTIVKKAIHAAAKTIVII